In Desulfobacterales bacterium, one genomic interval encodes:
- a CDS encoding PilZ domain-containing protein codes for MKISETDFEKYNVVIPKLFQLVLNLSEEKQTALLKYAEDLLTVERRAYIRKSCSITVSYATYDRYYTDTIKNISQRGVFIETHRPLFVGEEIAMSFSIAGFDKPLKVKGEIVQVNRSGIGVEFKDISPYIEEMLATLIDRMKEEPCE; via the coding sequence ATGAAAATATCGGAAACTGATTTTGAAAAATACAATGTCGTCATTCCCAAATTGTTTCAGCTGGTATTAAATCTGTCCGAAGAAAAACAAACGGCTCTGCTGAAATATGCTGAAGACTTGCTCACTGTCGAACGGCGGGCTTATATCCGAAAATCGTGCTCAATCACAGTTAGCTACGCAACTTATGATCGCTATTATACTGACACCATCAAAAACATCAGCCAAAGAGGTGTCTTTATCGAAACCCACCGTCCTTTATTTGTGGGCGAAGAAATCGCAATGTCGTTTTCGATAGCCGGGTTTGACAAGCCGCTTAAAGTGAAGGGCGAAATTGTTCAGGTCAATCGAAGCGGCATCGGGGTTGAATTCAAAGATATAAGCCCTTATATCGAAGAGATGCTGGCCACCCTGATTGACCGTATGAAAGAGGAGCCCTGCGAATAA